One genomic segment of Coffea arabica cultivar ET-39 chromosome 6e, Coffea Arabica ET-39 HiFi, whole genome shotgun sequence includes these proteins:
- the LOC140009451 gene encoding zinc finger CCCH domain-containing protein 20-like — protein MMIGERNHPNPVVHVPPWPASFTDDQTADVSMTLSPNANAHSSPSFDDYSFCLQNDALTALQRFLPSNLKTNLTDLVLEDLDAAENDDGFGKDLDLPVDAYSCDHFRMFEFKVRKCMRGRSHDWTECPYAHPGEKARRRDPRKYHYSGTACPDFRKGSCKKGDACEFAHGVFECWLHPARYRTQPCKDGLNCKRRVCFFAHSPEQLRVLSPRADSYDGSPHRLALEGSFGKALQFMSSPESGSPPSESPPMSPMTTSTSMSSLSRSLGSNSVSEIMASLRQLQLNKVQSVPSSWALQAGGPGSGTPRVVMTRPGSYSLPSTPTRTVARNGMRYFDNWDKGGGEEEPMMERVESGRDLRAKIFQKLSKENPLDWVDPSPSDAPPNPDVGWVSDLIQ, from the coding sequence ATGATGATCGGAGAGCGAAACCACCCAAACCCAGTTGTCCACGTTCCTCCATGGCCGGCGTCATTCACCGATGATCAAACGGCCGATGTTTCTATGACCTTGAGCCCTAATGCCAATGCTCACTCTAGCCCCAGCTTCGATGACTACTCCTTTTGCCTCCAGAACGATGCTCTCACGGCCCTCCAACGTTTTCTGCCGTCCAACCTTAAAACAAACTTGACTGATCTTGTACTGGAGGATCTCGACGCCGCTGAAAACGACGACGGTTTCGGGAAAGACTTGGATCTTCCGGTGGACGCCTACTCATGCGATCACTTCCGTATGTTCGAGTTTAAAGTGAGGAAGTGCATGCGTGGCAGGTCGCATGACTGGACCGAGTGTCCGTACGCTCATCCGGGAGAAAAAGCTCGCCGGAGGGACCCGCGCAAGTATCATTATTCCGGCACTGCATGCCCGGATTTTCGCAAGGGGAGTTGTAAGAAAGGTGACGCTTGCGAGTTCGCACACGGCGTATTTGAGTGCTGGCTCCACCCTGCTCGCTATCGTACGCAGCCATGCAAGGATGGGCTTAATTGTAAGCGTAGGGTGTGTTTCTTTGCTCACTCGCCGGAGCAACTGAGGGTTCTCAGCCCACGCGCTGATTCGTACGATGGGTCTCCTCATCGACTTGCTCTCGAGGGGTCTTTTGGCAAGGCGCTGCAGTTCATGTCGTCGCCGGAATCGGGCTCGCCGCCGTCTGAGTCGCCACCGATGTCTCCGATGACGACTTCCACCTCCATGAGCTCTCTGAGTCGGTCCTTGGGTTCCAACTCGGTCAGTGAGATTATGGCGTCACTGCGTCAGCTGCAGCTGAATAAAGTTCAGTCCGTGCCGTCTTCTTGGGCCTTGCAGGCGGGTGGCCCGGGATCCGGGACGCCCAGAGTGGTCATGACCCGGCCTGGTTCCTACAGCTTGCCATCGACCCCGACGAGGACGGTGGCCCGGAACGGGATGCGATACTTTGACAACTGGGACAAGGGAGGGGGCGAAGAGGAGCCAATGATGGAGAGGGTGGAGTCCGGGAGGGATTTGAGGGCCAAGATATTCCAGAAACTGAGCAAAGAGAATCCCTTGGATTGGGTGGATCCGAGCCCGTCTGATGCCCCCCCGAATCCCGATGTTGGGTGGGTGTCGGATCTGATCCAGTGA
- the LOC140009450 gene encoding inositol oxygenase 1-like isoform X1: MTILIEQQPDLAGFPVGEKNIPRDTINELVLDGGFVMPKTTSDGFEAPEINSFGHSFRDYNAESERQKTVEEFYRVNHINQTYDFVSISTIPRILSIIHEVKIKSGLLIINVKRMREGYAKLDKAEMSIWECCELLNDVVDDSDPDLDEPQIEHLLQTAEAIRKDYPNEDWLHLTGLIHDLGKVLLHPTFGELPQWAVVGDTFPLGCAFDESIVHHKYFKDNPDHSNPSYSTKNGIYEEGCGLENVVMSWGHDDYMYLVAKENGTTLPPAALFTIRYHSFYPLHRAGAYTHLMNEEDHESLKWLKVFNKYDLYSKSKVRIDVEKVKPYYLSLIEKYFPAKLRW, translated from the exons ATGACGATCCTCATTGAGCAGCAGCCTGACCTCg CAGGTTTCCCAGTGGGTGAAAAGAATATCCCTCGCGATACCATTAATGAACTTGTATTGGATGGAGGATTCGTTATGCCCAAAACGACCTCAGACGGATTTGAAGCTCCAGAAATCAACTCCTTTGGTCACTCCTTTAG GGACTATAATGCAGAAAGTGAAAGGCAGAAAACGGTGGAGGAATTCTACCGCGTCAACCACATTAACCAGACCTACGACTTTGTAAGCATTAGTACCATTCCGCGTATACTGTCAATAATCCACGAAGTGAAAATCAAGTCGGGATTATTAATAATTAAT GTGAAGAGGATGAGGGAAGGGTATGCGAAGTTGGATAAAGCAGAAATGAGCATATGGGAGTGCTGTGAACTTCTCAATGATGTTGTTGATGACAGCGATCCTGATTTGGATGAGCCCCAAATTGAACATTTGCTGCAGACTGCGGAGGCTATCAGAAAAGATTACCCTAATGAGGATTGGTTGCATTTGACGGGACTTATTCACG ATCTTGGAAAAGTTCTTCTGCATCCCACCTTTGGAGAGCTCCCGCAGTGGGCTGTTGTCG GTGACACGTTTCCTCTTGGTTGTGCTTTCGATGAATCCATCGTCCACCACAAG TATTTCAAGGACAATCCCGATCACAGCAACCCTTCCTACAGCACCAAGAACGGGATTTATGAAGAGGGATGTGGATTGGAAAACGTGGTTATGTCTTGGGGCCACGATGATTACATGTATTTG GTCGCTAAGGAAAACGGAACAACATTGCCGCCGGCAGCTCTTTTTACCATCCGCTATCACTCTTTTTACC CACTGCACAGGGCAGGAGCATACACGCACTTGATGAATGAGGAGGATCATGAGAGCTTGAAGTGGCTCAAAGTTTTCAA CAAGTATGACCTTTACAGCAAAAGCAAAGTCCGGATTGATGTCGAAAAGGTGAAGCCATATTACCTCTCCCTCATTGAAAAG TACTTCCCAGCAAAACTCAGGTGGTGA
- the LOC140009450 gene encoding inositol oxygenase 1-like isoform X3 has product MTILIEQQPDLAGFPVGEKNIPRDTINELVLDGGFVMPKTTSDGFEAPEINSFGHSFRDYNAESERQKTVEEFYRVNHINQTYDFVKRMREGYAKLDKAEMSIWECCELLNDVVDDSDPDLDEPQIEHLLQTAEAIRKDYPNEDWLHLTGLIHDLGKVLLHPTFGELPQWAVVGDTFPLGCAFDESIVHHKYFKDNPDHSNPSYSTKNGIYEEGCGLENVVMSWGHDDYMYLVAKENGTTLPPAALFTIRYHSFYPLHRAGAYTHLMNEEDHESLKWLKVFNKYDLYSKSKVRIDVEKVKPYYLSLIEKYFPAKLRW; this is encoded by the exons ATGACGATCCTCATTGAGCAGCAGCCTGACCTCg CAGGTTTCCCAGTGGGTGAAAAGAATATCCCTCGCGATACCATTAATGAACTTGTATTGGATGGAGGATTCGTTATGCCCAAAACGACCTCAGACGGATTTGAAGCTCCAGAAATCAACTCCTTTGGTCACTCCTTTAG GGACTATAATGCAGAAAGTGAAAGGCAGAAAACGGTGGAGGAATTCTACCGCGTCAACCACATTAACCAGACCTACGACTTT GTGAAGAGGATGAGGGAAGGGTATGCGAAGTTGGATAAAGCAGAAATGAGCATATGGGAGTGCTGTGAACTTCTCAATGATGTTGTTGATGACAGCGATCCTGATTTGGATGAGCCCCAAATTGAACATTTGCTGCAGACTGCGGAGGCTATCAGAAAAGATTACCCTAATGAGGATTGGTTGCATTTGACGGGACTTATTCACG ATCTTGGAAAAGTTCTTCTGCATCCCACCTTTGGAGAGCTCCCGCAGTGGGCTGTTGTCG GTGACACGTTTCCTCTTGGTTGTGCTTTCGATGAATCCATCGTCCACCACAAG TATTTCAAGGACAATCCCGATCACAGCAACCCTTCCTACAGCACCAAGAACGGGATTTATGAAGAGGGATGTGGATTGGAAAACGTGGTTATGTCTTGGGGCCACGATGATTACATGTATTTG GTCGCTAAGGAAAACGGAACAACATTGCCGCCGGCAGCTCTTTTTACCATCCGCTATCACTCTTTTTACC CACTGCACAGGGCAGGAGCATACACGCACTTGATGAATGAGGAGGATCATGAGAGCTTGAAGTGGCTCAAAGTTTTCAA CAAGTATGACCTTTACAGCAAAAGCAAAGTCCGGATTGATGTCGAAAAGGTGAAGCCATATTACCTCTCCCTCATTGAAAAG TACTTCCCAGCAAAACTCAGGTGGTGA
- the LOC140009450 gene encoding inositol oxygenase 1-like isoform X2, whose protein sequence is MTILIEQQPDLGFPVGEKNIPRDTINELVLDGGFVMPKTTSDGFEAPEINSFGHSFRDYNAESERQKTVEEFYRVNHINQTYDFVSISTIPRILSIIHEVKIKSGLLIINVKRMREGYAKLDKAEMSIWECCELLNDVVDDSDPDLDEPQIEHLLQTAEAIRKDYPNEDWLHLTGLIHDLGKVLLHPTFGELPQWAVVGDTFPLGCAFDESIVHHKYFKDNPDHSNPSYSTKNGIYEEGCGLENVVMSWGHDDYMYLVAKENGTTLPPAALFTIRYHSFYPLHRAGAYTHLMNEEDHESLKWLKVFNKYDLYSKSKVRIDVEKVKPYYLSLIEKYFPAKLRW, encoded by the exons ATGACGATCCTCATTGAGCAGCAGCCTGACCTCg GTTTCCCAGTGGGTGAAAAGAATATCCCTCGCGATACCATTAATGAACTTGTATTGGATGGAGGATTCGTTATGCCCAAAACGACCTCAGACGGATTTGAAGCTCCAGAAATCAACTCCTTTGGTCACTCCTTTAG GGACTATAATGCAGAAAGTGAAAGGCAGAAAACGGTGGAGGAATTCTACCGCGTCAACCACATTAACCAGACCTACGACTTTGTAAGCATTAGTACCATTCCGCGTATACTGTCAATAATCCACGAAGTGAAAATCAAGTCGGGATTATTAATAATTAAT GTGAAGAGGATGAGGGAAGGGTATGCGAAGTTGGATAAAGCAGAAATGAGCATATGGGAGTGCTGTGAACTTCTCAATGATGTTGTTGATGACAGCGATCCTGATTTGGATGAGCCCCAAATTGAACATTTGCTGCAGACTGCGGAGGCTATCAGAAAAGATTACCCTAATGAGGATTGGTTGCATTTGACGGGACTTATTCACG ATCTTGGAAAAGTTCTTCTGCATCCCACCTTTGGAGAGCTCCCGCAGTGGGCTGTTGTCG GTGACACGTTTCCTCTTGGTTGTGCTTTCGATGAATCCATCGTCCACCACAAG TATTTCAAGGACAATCCCGATCACAGCAACCCTTCCTACAGCACCAAGAACGGGATTTATGAAGAGGGATGTGGATTGGAAAACGTGGTTATGTCTTGGGGCCACGATGATTACATGTATTTG GTCGCTAAGGAAAACGGAACAACATTGCCGCCGGCAGCTCTTTTTACCATCCGCTATCACTCTTTTTACC CACTGCACAGGGCAGGAGCATACACGCACTTGATGAATGAGGAGGATCATGAGAGCTTGAAGTGGCTCAAAGTTTTCAA CAAGTATGACCTTTACAGCAAAAGCAAAGTCCGGATTGATGTCGAAAAGGTGAAGCCATATTACCTCTCCCTCATTGAAAAG TACTTCCCAGCAAAACTCAGGTGGTGA
- the LOC140009450 gene encoding inositol oxygenase 1-like isoform X4 yields the protein MTILIEQQPDLGFPVGEKNIPRDTINELVLDGGFVMPKTTSDGFEAPEINSFGHSFRDYNAESERQKTVEEFYRVNHINQTYDFVKRMREGYAKLDKAEMSIWECCELLNDVVDDSDPDLDEPQIEHLLQTAEAIRKDYPNEDWLHLTGLIHDLGKVLLHPTFGELPQWAVVGDTFPLGCAFDESIVHHKYFKDNPDHSNPSYSTKNGIYEEGCGLENVVMSWGHDDYMYLVAKENGTTLPPAALFTIRYHSFYPLHRAGAYTHLMNEEDHESLKWLKVFNKYDLYSKSKVRIDVEKVKPYYLSLIEKYFPAKLRW from the exons ATGACGATCCTCATTGAGCAGCAGCCTGACCTCg GTTTCCCAGTGGGTGAAAAGAATATCCCTCGCGATACCATTAATGAACTTGTATTGGATGGAGGATTCGTTATGCCCAAAACGACCTCAGACGGATTTGAAGCTCCAGAAATCAACTCCTTTGGTCACTCCTTTAG GGACTATAATGCAGAAAGTGAAAGGCAGAAAACGGTGGAGGAATTCTACCGCGTCAACCACATTAACCAGACCTACGACTTT GTGAAGAGGATGAGGGAAGGGTATGCGAAGTTGGATAAAGCAGAAATGAGCATATGGGAGTGCTGTGAACTTCTCAATGATGTTGTTGATGACAGCGATCCTGATTTGGATGAGCCCCAAATTGAACATTTGCTGCAGACTGCGGAGGCTATCAGAAAAGATTACCCTAATGAGGATTGGTTGCATTTGACGGGACTTATTCACG ATCTTGGAAAAGTTCTTCTGCATCCCACCTTTGGAGAGCTCCCGCAGTGGGCTGTTGTCG GTGACACGTTTCCTCTTGGTTGTGCTTTCGATGAATCCATCGTCCACCACAAG TATTTCAAGGACAATCCCGATCACAGCAACCCTTCCTACAGCACCAAGAACGGGATTTATGAAGAGGGATGTGGATTGGAAAACGTGGTTATGTCTTGGGGCCACGATGATTACATGTATTTG GTCGCTAAGGAAAACGGAACAACATTGCCGCCGGCAGCTCTTTTTACCATCCGCTATCACTCTTTTTACC CACTGCACAGGGCAGGAGCATACACGCACTTGATGAATGAGGAGGATCATGAGAGCTTGAAGTGGCTCAAAGTTTTCAA CAAGTATGACCTTTACAGCAAAAGCAAAGTCCGGATTGATGTCGAAAAGGTGAAGCCATATTACCTCTCCCTCATTGAAAAG TACTTCCCAGCAAAACTCAGGTGGTGA